In the genome of Halapricum salinum, one region contains:
- a CDS encoding DUF7523 family protein yields MSLAAETREAVRSHPFVYEGLRAGVVNYSAAARYLDVGDTDTVVAALRRYADELPEPTETDRDLRVTMHSGVGPAETTDEALLVVGDTALAAEGGDSTAVVATGDVDPNLLGTVLGQCSAGDVSVEAAAVGEDTIVLVVGRRDGPNAVRLIESNAG; encoded by the coding sequence TTCGCTCCCACCCGTTCGTCTACGAGGGGTTACGTGCAGGGGTTGTGAACTACTCCGCTGCCGCTCGTTACCTCGACGTCGGCGACACCGACACTGTCGTCGCCGCGCTCAGACGGTACGCGGATGAACTCCCCGAACCGACGGAGACCGATCGAGACCTGCGCGTGACCATGCACAGCGGCGTCGGTCCCGCCGAGACCACTGACGAGGCACTGCTCGTGGTCGGTGACACCGCACTTGCGGCCGAGGGTGGGGACTCGACTGCCGTCGTCGCGACAGGTGACGTCGACCCCAATCTTCTGGGGACAGTCCTCGGACAGTGTTCGGCCGGCGACGTCAGTGTCGAGGCTGCGGCCGTCGGGGAAGACACCATTGTGCTCGTCGTCGGGCGTCGTGACGGTCCGAACGCGGTTCGCCTCATCGAATCGAACGCCGGTTAG